The following is a genomic window from Sebastes fasciatus isolate fSebFas1 chromosome 15, fSebFas1.pri, whole genome shotgun sequence.
ctacacacaaacacatacaagcTAAATTAAAAACCTGTATGTAAAAACTACATAAAGTGTACCTAAATTGGGAATGCAAAATTATGCTGCTGAATATTATacgtacacacatacagtacatcttgCATGACCACACAGTGCTATTTTCAATGGGAAAATTACATAATAAAAGTTGGGATGCAAAATGGTGCACATAAATCCTGGCTATACATGTACATGCTGCATCATCATACCGAGGAGTGCCTAATGCTACGTTCACACTGCTAGCAACAAAACGGCCAGCATGGGTGAAACAAAACcatatgattggttgacgcttcaccTCGTCATAAGAAcgctgaaaaaagttgagaaCAGCTCAACTTTATTCGTAGCGTGTCACGCCCGTCACGCAGCGACAAGTATTGGGCATCAGTTTTTAGTTCCGtgtcaccggcttccattgCAAATGACCTGTAGAATGTTGCGGAGAAAACGAATAATAGAAAATGTAACTAAACTCAGGATGCAAAATGGTGCAGCTGAAAGCACAAATTCTGAATGAGCACTACCAGAATGGTTGTATTCTGGTGTGAGCGCACAGTAACTGTGGGACTTTTACAGTTTTGTTATCATTTATTCCTCAAACAGGACACCAGGGGATGACTGGAAGAAAGAATGTGTGCAATAATATTAGTTAGCAGCGAGACTTAATGGTGTTTTATAAGCTTTGCCTTGAATTACAGAAGAGATCTAGACTTATCCAAATATTGAAATCCCTATACAGCTGACAGGGACACATTTGGTATATGTTGGATTTGTGCCAGTATGCACCCGAGGCTAACACAGAACAACTGCTAGAAATCCTTTTACCTCCCAATATAATTTGAATATACTGCACTAGAAAGGGCAAATCCACAAATAACGAGTGGACTGAAAGCTTCAGAGGACACAGttgacaaaaataattaaagttgGACTCAAACTAATAGCTGCGGGGACGGTTTTGCTGCCAGTGTGGAGGCAATATGGTGAGTGGATTTTTTTATTCTGCTGTGCAACAagcatgcaaacacaaacaaatcctCCCAATTCCCAGTGACGAAATAGAAAATCTATTAACTAAGTCAGGGCTTTAACTGTTTCGCATGGACGTAATAGGGATGTTTGTGAGTCGGGGGGATGCTCGGCACATGGTTTTGTTATGAAAAACGTGGGCAGTGGAAAAATCAAGCGACGGACACAGGTGCTAAAATTTAATTTGAGGGACGCGGGCGTTGGAAAATGCAGCAGCACCAGTCAAATATTTATAAGCACAGTGAACAGGACAAATCAGGGAGCGAGTTTCCATGTGGTTCAGGACAAAAGCTGGGTGTGGATGAGAgtaggtggaggagaggaatgTGATGGGATCTAGAGAGGAAGGGGGTCTATGGAACCGGAATATataatgtgagtgtgtgcatatgtgtgcacCCTTGGGAGGAAGACGGTCAACATCCTCTGCTCTCAGCAGCTTGTGAGCATTTTAAGGTGGGGTCAAGAGAGGTCACGGTCAGAAAGGCTAGAAGGGCTCttggtacagtatgtgcatgtgaGCGCAAAACAATTTGACCATGACTTTCAGTCTTTGTCCACTAATTCATTATAGCTGCAATGTGTGAATAAGGTCGAGTCGAGTCTCTTACCAACTATGAGAATCAGCACTCCTCCCAGGATGGTGCGCTTGTTCTTGGAGCTCTGGGGTTCGTTGCCGAGGTTGATGCAGGGCATGGACATCAGGATGATTCCCACTGCTGGGAGACCCAGGATCGAACCGGTGATCATCAGGGCACGAGTCGTCTGGATGTAGGCTATAGAAACACACAagaaacatatactgtatatgatatcACTGTCAAAAAGGAAGAAAACTTTCCATCACAGAGTTAAAGTTATGGGTATTTTTCATgaatacaatagaatagaatagaatagaatagaatagaatagaaagctttattgtcattgtattaaatacaacgagattcacagttgccacttctggtcagtgctttgaaacaaatacttgacaagactaaacgaggcagataaaacatataacaggtaaaacacacacagttataaagcaaataaaacaggtaaagtagatgtaataaataaatacaaacagaagtgttacactagaagtataaaatataaaaatagatgtaatgtaaacagaggtaattgcacttgtaaaacaggttagggtagatgtaataaatgaattaatgttaacaaaggtagttgcacttgaggtgtatattgcatcaacgATATTgcacagaaaaatgtattttacattcagtgtattaatattgcacagatgtattgtttgttcagtgtccgtATGGTCAAGGGAAAGAAACTGTTGAAGATGGGGATTAAAGAAAAACTGTTTTCAGAAGAAGTGGTGGAATCAATCTTATACATAAATTGCATAATAtcaggtgaggaaaaaaagaataaatgtgTCTAAATGAATACAACCACAGTGCTGTTGCAGGGATGTGCACAGAGCAGTATCTCTACCTGGCAGCTCCAGGATCTGCGTTAAGGAGACGCAGTGGTAGAGTCCAGTGGAGATGACGCACTCCGCCCAGGGTCCCTTGCCTCCCAGCTCATCCATCTTCTTGCATGTGTTCAAACCGTATTTACACATAGTCACCCAGTCGTTGGTGGATGTCGCGATCAGGATGCCCAGCCAGCCGAGGCAGCTGATGAGTAAACCGCTCAGTTGGAGACAAGAGTTCGCCATGGTGCGCAAAAAAAACTGTGCGTAAAAGAAGACCACTTGTCCAAAAGTTAGAAACCTTATAGTTGAGagcaattaacaaaaaaaaaacactctaacTTTAGAACTGATATTCCAGTGTACAAGTTAATCCAGTGTTAAAGTTGACTTTCCCCCTTGGCAGTTCAGTTAAGTCCATCAATTGAGCTGTTGGGCACCACAAAAGAATGAAGCTTTTTTCACATCATCATAGGTTTTATAGGGGAAAGTTCAGTAAGGGAAAAAAATACTCTAAAAGTGACCAACCAATCAGAaacttcagattttttttttttaaaaaggagaaaTCAGCACACCCCACTTTTATTGTCTCTCCAAGAGTCTGGTGTGCACTGCCCCTTCCTTTGCATCCTATAATACAATACAGCCTGTGCGCAatgttgactgactgactgactgactgatggaagCTGAGAAAATGTAACCAGAAATCTGCTGCCATCTACTGGACACATTGTATTACTCTCACTATAAGTAGGCCCACATCTTACTGTACATGTGCATTGACCCTACAATTAATACCTCCTTTGGATCCCTCCCATACGTTATTTAAgaatgttgacattttattggagtaattttgttagtgatattgactggaAAAGAGTTTTGTCCTTACCACAACAGTTCCTTCTAACAAATAAGGCAAAAGAGGTGTCTTTTAAATTGATCCATAttctatccagtgaaacatttcttacaaagagtgacatagatgtaattttattactgtaaattTACATATGAGCTGTGGAAAGATATTTTATACTTgacaacattttctcagattttgcattGTTGTATAgaaatgttatattatgtttttatgatgttgttgttttttatgatctttttatttgtgtaaagTGTCGTTGAGTttttagaaaagcgctatataaataaaatgtattatttttattattattattattattgttatatttggatgctatgattacagtgacaaagagggtaatgcatttttccttattaatctaattttaattCTTGCTAAATTCCACATTCACAAATGTAAATTtaccaacaaaaaaaagcctaaattctttgtatttatgaaggAAATGGAACAATATGtcatttcttcctcacaaaacaaaaaagctatgaaaacaatgaatgtttgCAAGTTTTTAAGAGAagttattgtcatactctcgtctgtttttctttttgagtTATTGAATGTTGGATTTCAATTTCTTTTTATGTTTGACACTgctttgtgttcatgttttcatgtgAGTAATTCTAATGTTTAATTATGTTACTTTGTATACTGACAGTTCGAAAtaaaaactattattattttttttaaatgtgcttaaGTAGCCTTTATAATCTCTTGTACGGTACTTCGCCACATTTCAAGTCcgttacaaaataaaaacaaaaatctcatTATAAAGCAGCTGACTCTCCGGAAGAGGTACGTTTGAAATGTTTACCTTCACTGGCCGAGTGTCTGGAGGTGCAGGGACTGCAGCCGCATCTAGGCTGGGGGCTAACTGTTTGTGTGAATAGTAGGCTACAAAAAACAAGGCAAAGTAATTGATTATGGGTTATGGTTAAGATTGTATCTCGGCATATAGGTGAAAAAGGGTCGCATATTGTTTAATCACTGATTTAATTGCTGACAGGTGTGCCCAGTGACTCATATCAAACACACCCACGAAGTTACAGGTGCATGATGGGTTTGACAAAAATGCTCTACTCTAAAATGCACATGATGGACTCGGTGGTTTTGCTACATTTGCACAGGAATTTAGCTTCACTGAGGTGTGAGAGGATTTTCTGCTGTTTGTTACAATAATCCCTgatgttttgaagctttgagGAGCTTAGTGGGACCAGAGATGTGCTTCTACCTTTACAAAGaagctgagtggactggttatgttatgttttgagAATGAATGAGTTTAATAAAACCTGGAGCAGACTTAGGAGGACTTTGCCATGCAAAGAGTCCAGACtggtgagtacaacaacacaTAACTTAAAAAAACTGTGCAACTCTCTTTGcaattgtgtgtttgtgggctgcagctgctgtggagTTATCTTTACAAATCTATGTGTTGCTGACTTGGGCTGCTTTATTCTGCAGGTAAAGTGtcatattaattaaattaattgatGTTGCTTGGTTGTTATTACACCATAGCTGACCATAGTTCTCTTTGTTTATTGTTGATCATTGTTGTGTAACTGTCTGAGTTTTGTTCTCTTTCTGGTTAATTCTAGGAAGGATAAAGTGAGGAAGGTTGTTGTTTCTAATTGCTAAACTGTTGCATGCACAGGCTGCACATGTCTGTCATACTTCTTCTAGTTGTCCTTGTACTGCTGTTGTCTTAATGCTGGTCCCTAAATCAAAATGATGGAACCACTGCTCTGTATATGACTGCGGTGACTAATTCAGCTCAAAATGTTTGGAAACTTTGAGGAGCGCATTGGggccagagaggctgagtggactggttactgggaccagagaggctgACAGGACTGGTTACTTggaccagagaggctgagtggactggttctgCCATgctttgagaataaagttgaaCCTGGAGCAGACTGTGGAGGACTACGCCATGCACAAGACTCCAGACtggtgagtacaacaacacacaactcAGAAACTGTGCAGCTCTCTTTtttgcttgtgtgtttgtgagctgcagctgctgttgAGTTGTATTATCTTTACATTTCTCTGTGTTTCGCTGCCttggtgatgttttattctgctgttaAAGTGTCATATTAATGAATTGATGTTGCTTAACAATGTGTGTTACACTTGCTGCGGTGACCATAATccttttttgtttattgttggtcattgttgTGTCATTGTCTGAGTTTTGTACTCTTTCTGATTGCAATGGGGATAGGCAAAATATTTTTGGGGTCATTGTGCATTGAAAGGTTATAATTCCtttataacctttcagtataatgtaattcaagtgcgctgagagataactagacttctgcacctcctcatggctctgagtgattgacagccggctgtcATAGACAGCAGGTGGACGGCAGTTTCCAGATCGACTCTGTTTGGTTGTTTTACTCCggtgtgtgaaatcttgcaggtgccattaggagcaccggaggacacagaggcacattatttttttcagattacctatctcatgtactactgtcacaatatagtgaccgtttttgaCCATCTTTAAATCAAAATGTTGGAACCACTGCTCTGTATTCCAAATCACCAACAGAGGGCGACATAGCTCAGCATTGGTCTACAGTTGTCATTCAGGTGTTTTTAGGACATAGTGTTTCCTTCCTGCTGTCCTTGCTGGATGGAGTTAAGTAAGTCCTTCATCACTCCCATCAGTCCAGTGATGTGGCTGCAGCAGCATAGCAATCAGTCtaagaggaagacagagacggACTGAGACACTTCAGGTGGTTCCACAAGGTCACCGACTGTAATGGCATGTTTGGCCCACTTTTTCCTCGTGTGTTCGGCCCATtgcttttgttgtgttttgttgtttgtctgGTCATGAGGCGATGTTTACACTGCCTGGTAAAAGTGACACAATGATTGAATGTGATTCAGATCAGGTGGGCGCTATGAATATTTAAACAGGTAAAAGCATGCAATCTGGTGTTTTCaggtctgttttgttttgtcgtgttgacaaaaacaaatctagATGAAAATCGGATATCTAGAAAAAGCGACGTTCATCTGAATATATCAGGAATTTCAGGTCATTGCAATTTGCTTGGAGTGCTTGCAATTTTTCACTTCAGTAGTATAGCCCAACAGTATTACTGTACGTGGactgcatatttatttttttgttcaacCAGCTGAACTGTGTAGAACAAAATTTAAAGGGAtggttcgggtgttttgaagtgaggttgtatgaggttcttatccatagtgggtatattacttacagtagatgatggtggCTGTGTCCCCAGCGTCGAGAAACtgacaggagcaccgacaccggagAAAAACAATACAGTATTGTGAACaaggacggcagaaaaacattttttgaatcaCCTAGAAGAAAGACTttgatatccgtttaagtgtaagcgatattttgaatattttccgaCGGCGAACTGAGCTGAAGGCAAAAGGTTTCTACACTGTTTGTCATCTGAGCCAAAGTTTCACTTTCCGTCAAGTTCCCTGTTGTaaaagagaaggaaagggctgtctgacggcaagataaagcggtgaaaatattcgaaTTGcattgtattgctttgctctggtactggtgctcctgtctgcttctccaagctgggggcacgccgaccatcatctactgtaagtaatacacccaCTATGGATAagtcatacaaccccacttcaaaacacccaaactatccctttaaggaaaGCAAAAAGACTACATGCTGTCAGCTGGACAAAAAGctgctgaaaaacaaaagttgCAGCCAGCAGTTTTGTGGTAATGGCGCATGTATCTTGTTAATGGCCTTCATGCTCAATATttcctgcagctgcttcacagtgaAAGCCTCCTATTGAAGATTATCAATTATGACTTTTACTGTGGATCCATTGCGGGAGGTATTATTGAGTTCAATGTAGCCGCCTTGTTATGTTTTTTGACAGAAGATGAGTTTTATTCAAGTTAGCTGTTCAGATGGAGAGCTGCGGGCACTTAATGAAGTTTAGGCAATTAGAGCGCTCTAACACACCATCTAAACGCCCATGACACGGCTGTGGTCAGCCCCTCCAGCTCTTACACCAGCCCCAGCTGACACTCCCAGCATGGAGGATCATTATCTGTCTTTTTGTGGTCATTGCAGATGGCTGCACTTTTACTGAGGCTTGTGTCTGCTGTTTATTCACGTATGCATGcagtaaacaaaacacaaatacaggcCAAAAATGTGACAAGTTTGTATCGCAACCTGTGGCGGAGACGCCATCTGTGTGTGCGTCACATCGTAGGGTAAAAGTGGTAAAACACAAACGCGTTATAGATCACCGGGGGTAAGTAGTTTGAGCCAGTCAGCCATGTAAACAGACAGTGTAACACTTCATCTCTTCCATATTACTCCGTCTCACATATACATCTCTCTTTCTGTGCAACCTTTCTCGCATCTCCTAATGGAGTTGTctgctcagacagacagattggAAGAATGGAATCAAAGACATTAAGGGAGAGAGACTGAGTGAATGAATGTGCGTGCATGAGGGTGGGAAAGCGAAACTAATAGCGAGAAAGTCATAAGACGTAGACTGAGCGTGAGCGGGGCATATCCCACTATGATTCCCAGAGCAGTTTGTCTGATGCAGGAGGAGTGAGGCGGCAAGGGAATGGGAATATTATGCTAATGGGGCGAGGGATTGCAACAGCGACGCTGACACAGAGGGATGATGGGATTTTAGCCCTCCTGGGGAGGGAAAACGGGGGCTGCGGCGGTGCATGTAGACTGTGGGTGGGTTGGTAGGTGGGTGGATGGGGCCCTGAACGCAGCGGAAAGTTTAACACCTCGTGGCGCGGGAGGGGGAGGAAAGCACGGCAGAGTGACTCCTCTCCTACCCTTCATGCTGTCAGAGCTGTCAGTCAGGCAATTGAAAGAAGATGAGGAGCAATGACACAGTCTTTGTCTCGGCAAAGCAAGAGCAGCGGTCCGGTTCAGAGGTGGGGGTGCAGCAGGAGGGGAATGAGTTATGAGCGGGAAGGCGAAGAGGAGCAATGATGAAGTGATCGGAGGGAGAAGGGGAGCCTTTTTAGGGGCCGGCCCACTGTGATGGAGTGGCAGCCATACTGGATGAGTCACCCCGGCCTCTGGGAATGATGGGTACTTTTTCAGATAGTTGTCAAGTCACATTCTGTGATTAACAAGAGGCAGACGGCGAGGAGAGGGAGGATCAGTTTATGCGACAGTGCAACAGTGACGTGACTAAAAACTGATGGGGTTTGTGTCGCCGCATACACGGTTGAGCTGTTGAGAACAAACATGTAATTCTGAAATACACATAACATTATCcggtctgtaaaactgttgtcaAGCTGTATTTATTAAAGTACTTGGTGTCTCATGTAAGGACACAACAAAACCTGCAATTGCTCTTAGCGTTTCTCATAATTTGAAACAAAATCAATTCGGCTCACAGGTTCTGATTCTTTCCTTCCACAGAGGCTCTCTGGTGGGCATTTAACGGCACGTAGTTCACAAAGAAATAGTCATCAATCAATTCTGTTGAAGTTCTGTCAAGCAAAACTGAAGCCTGCGTATTACGGGGAACTTTGGCACGTTTTTTTGCTGACATTTCTATATTTGAATGTGAGGCATTGTCACAGACACATTAAAGTAAAAGTCAAATCCTCCCTTAGCTcagagcagtggtggaagaagtgctcCGATACtttacaaaagtaaaagtagaaataccacagtctaaaaatactcaTTAGAAGTAAAAGTCTCAAATTCaaaataagtaaaagtacagaagtattatcagaaaAAAGTATCAAAactaaaagtactcattatccagaatggctcctttcacagtgttatatttttatagaatattatattattatatttttattgctaGCACACACATGAAAGAGCATTTTTATGTTGCAGTTCCTCAATGTGGAGACAGTAGTAGATGCTTTTTGTACTAATGGGTTGATTTGATGTATAAATGATGTggtttttatgtaaaaagtagggctgtcaaagttaacgtattaatgcaaatacattttaacagcACTTTCTTTAACAatcgatatttcggaggttgtagcaagctcacttttaaagttagagtgaagatactggcatcatataaaactaaaaaacctaaagaatccattggtaccaatcatgtcatactagcttgtcgagaaggaggctaaataacgctccaaacttgtgctacattttggcgaggaaaaactgtcatggccattttcaaaggggtcccttgacctctgacctcaagatatgtgaatgaaaatgggttctatgggtacccacgagtctcccctttacacacatgcccactttatgataatcacatgcagtttggggcaagtcatagtcaagtcagcacactgacacactgacagctgttgctgcctgttgggcttcagtttgttatgatttgagcatattttttatgctaaatgcagtacctgtgagggtttctggacaatatttgtcattgttttgtgttgttaattgatttccaacaataaatatatacatacatttgcctaaagcaagaatatttgcctactcccatattgatattaaatacttgacaatctctccctaaggtacattttgaacagataaaaaatgtgcgattaatttgctaataacttgagattaatcgtgattaactatggacaatcatgcgattaaacattttaatcaattgacagctctagtaaaAGTAACtaagtgtcaaataaatgttgtaaaaagtaccatatttccttctgaaatgtagtggagtagaagtatgaagtagcagaaaatggaaatactcatataaagtatgtcaaaattgtacttaaatacagtacttgagtaaatgtactcatcCTACCACTGGCTCAGAGCTTCCACCAGATTGAAGTTGCTTTTTGGTGAGAATGTTTTTAGATCCCCTACAGCTCTGCGCCTGTTGTTAACATGCATCTCTTGTCTGGCTTTTCCATAAACACGATTAAGATGAATTACACTTCTTCATCTTCGTCTCTCTAGCAATATGCCGAGGCATCACTCACATCGCTTCCTGTCAGAACGATGCTATCTGAGCGGGCCTGCCACCTGTTTGCCATCCGTAATGGGTTGATTTTTTGTATGTGAACTTTTGCATGACATCTTCATTAGATAGATGATACCCCTCGGTTTATTACTTCAGAACAGAGCTAATACCTTGGAGTTATCTTTACATTTAtagtgtttatgttgtcaaacTGTCGATGTCACAATTTGGAACAAAAGCCTCCGGTAAAGTGGCTAACCGGCGGAAAAGAAAAGTGCTGCTTTCTGGTCCCACGCAcatctcttttttgtttcttcagTAGATGTCAGAGCAGACGGAGCGTGTTGCTGCAGTGGAAAGCCGAGTCGCAACTTGATTTGTGTCTAATCCTCCAGTGTGTCTGCGGCGTATAGCAGCCATCACTCACCGCTAACTGTGTTAGCCATTAGTATCAATTAATCTCAACAAACACTGTCGGCCATTACACTCAATACATCACCGCGGGCTCTGCTAACTATGTACCGCGCCGAACACAACAGTCGCACAGCCCCGTCGCTCTGCGGGAGGAGATGAGAGATACATGTGTCATTCCCCATATGGctaagtgagagaaagagaggtgcAACTAGAAACAGGGAACTGAGACAGAGGCTAGGGGGGAGAGAAGAGTGAGAAAAAGAAGGTGATGCATAACTCATTGTGGGCCCTGTGGGACGGAGGAGCGTAGCCTCTGTCAGCACAGTAAATATACTCTCAGTATTTGTCATAACAGTTCATTAGTGCTGGGGAGAGATTTACGTAGGGAGCAGGGGTGAGGAGAGTGGATTAGGAAAAGGGgcattttgttttccaaaatACATGTgcgaaattttttttttttctataaacatattttaaaactCCCCGACAGTTGGCACCTTACCACATAAACGTATTTCCATTAAGCCTTCCCCcgtctctccatttctctctctctctccagcattTTTAAACTGCTTAAATTAGCCTCCTCATCATTCTGCTCTTTATAATCCTGCCTCCCTCCCCCTTTCTCCTCTGTTGTCACTAGGAATAGAATAATCTATCTATTGCTCTTTACACGGCGGGCTGTGCATTATCTAATATAGGAGATGGGAATGTGTTgggcagcgagag
Proteins encoded in this region:
- the cldn11a gene encoding claudin-11a is translated as MANSCLQLSGLLISCLGWLGILIATSTNDWVTMCKYGLNTCKKMDELGGKGPWAECVISTGLYHCVSLTQILELPAYIQTTRALMITGSILGLPAVGIILMSMPCINLGNEPQSSKNKRTILGGVLILIVAMCGMVSTVWFPFGAHQEHGLMSFGFSLYTGWVGTIFALLGGCILTCCSSDSSSSSRSYQDNNRFYYSKQGSGNPPAATSATNHAKSAHV